A stretch of the Chitinophaga sp. Cy-1792 genome encodes the following:
- a CDS encoding phosphoribosylanthranilate isomerase, with amino-acid sequence MQIKVCGITRLTDLEMLIANEVDYAGFIFYERSPRFAGNRMDARSVRETEGIRKVGVFVNASMEQVLRTVVDYGLNLVQLHGDETPEFCAAVRTKVAVIKAFRIGSNVNWEKEVAPYSAVTDYFLFDTASEKGYGGTGDRFNWELLQQYPYSHPFLLSGGIAPGQEAEISALQLPALFAVDINSKFEDSPGLKNEEKVTGFVAALRSAILPAKAKI; translated from the coding sequence ATGCAGATAAAAGTTTGTGGAATAACCAGGTTAACTGACCTGGAGATGCTTATAGCGAATGAAGTAGATTATGCCGGCTTCATTTTCTATGAACGCTCTCCCAGGTTTGCCGGAAACCGTATGGATGCGCGCTCTGTAAGGGAAACGGAAGGTATCAGAAAAGTGGGTGTGTTCGTAAATGCCTCCATGGAGCAGGTACTGCGTACCGTGGTGGACTACGGGCTCAATCTGGTACAGTTACATGGTGATGAAACCCCTGAATTCTGTGCTGCTGTCAGAACAAAAGTAGCAGTAATCAAAGCATTTCGTATAGGCAGCAACGTGAACTGGGAAAAAGAGGTAGCGCCCTATAGTGCCGTAACAGATTACTTCCTCTTCGATACCGCCTCTGAAAAAGGCTATGGTGGCACCGGAGATCGGTTCAACTGGGAATTGCTGCAGCAATATCCTTATAGCCATCCCTTCCTTTTAAGTGGTGGCATCGCCCCCGGACAGGAAGCAGAGATCAGTGCCCTGCAGCTGCCTGCGTTATTTGCCGTAGATATCAACAGCAAATTTGAAGATAGTCCTGGCCTGAAAAATGAGGAAAAAGTAACCGGTTTTGTAGCAGCATTGCGATCCGCAATACTGCCGGCAAAAGCAAAAATTTAA
- the trpC gene encoding indole-3-glycerol phosphate synthase TrpC encodes MKNILAEIVAHKHTEVAARKAVRSAAELEQAPMFGRETLSLRHFLRQPDKTGIIAEFKRRSPSKGLINGNVTVQQVTTAYTRYGASGLSVLTDGKYFGGTSDDLQQARSFNQIPILRKDFVVDEYQILEAKAIGADVILLIAECLEAAEVKTLSAFAASLNLEVLLEVHSESQLDKVSEHVHLVGVNNRDLMTFQVDFNRSCELAPKIPAEKVKVAESGINDPKNIVTLQQAGFEGFLIGEHFMRQEDPAMAFEHFVQEIKKLQVSL; translated from the coding sequence ATGAAAAATATCCTGGCTGAAATAGTTGCCCATAAACATACAGAAGTTGCTGCCCGCAAAGCAGTACGTAGCGCTGCTGAACTGGAACAGGCGCCCATGTTTGGCCGCGAAACACTGTCGCTGCGCCATTTCCTGCGCCAGCCTGATAAAACAGGTATCATCGCGGAATTCAAACGCCGCTCTCCGTCTAAAGGACTGATCAACGGAAATGTAACCGTGCAGCAGGTAACGACTGCGTATACACGCTATGGCGCCTCCGGACTCTCTGTACTCACAGACGGGAAGTATTTCGGCGGTACCTCCGATGACCTGCAACAGGCCAGAAGCTTCAATCAGATTCCTATCCTCCGTAAGGACTTTGTGGTAGATGAATACCAGATTCTCGAAGCCAAAGCTATTGGCGCTGATGTGATCCTGCTGATAGCCGAATGCCTGGAAGCCGCTGAGGTAAAGACTTTGTCGGCCTTTGCTGCCAGCCTCAACCTGGAAGTATTGCTGGAAGTACATAGCGAATCACAGCTGGATAAAGTCAGCGAACATGTGCACCTCGTAGGTGTCAACAACCGCGACCTGATGACCTTCCAGGTAGATTTTAACCGCTCCTGTGAACTGGCGCCTAAAATTCCTGCGGAGAAAGTAAAGGTGGCAGAAAGTGGTATCAATGATCCTAAGAACATTGTAACGCTGCAACAGGCCGGCTTTGAAGGCTTCCTGATCGGTGAGCATTTCATGCGCCAGGAAGATCCTGCCATGGCCTTCGAGCACTTCGTGCAGGAAATAAAAAAATTACAGGTATCTCTATAA
- the trpB gene encoding tryptophan synthase subunit beta, whose product MDIAIDTSKSRYHVDKNGYYGRFGGAYVPEMLFPNVEELQTKYMEVLRDPDFQKEFEDLLRNYVGRPSPLYHAKRLSAKYGAKIYLKREDLNHTGAHKINNTVGQILFAKRLGKTRIIAETGAGQHGVATATVCALMGMECVVYMGEIDIERQAPNVARMKMLGATVVPATSGSKTLKDATNEAIRDWINNPLDTHYILGTAAGPHPYPDMVARFQSVISEEIKKQLKEQEGRENPDILIACIGGGSNAAGTYFHYLDVPEVKIVAVEAGGKGVHSGFSAATTQLGQIGIIHAAKTLLMQTDDGQIIEPHSISAGLDYPGIGPMHAHLYETGRATFLDATDEEALAAAYELSLLEGIIPAMESAHALAKLKDLELKPSDVVVLCLSGRGDKDLNTYIKHMKK is encoded by the coding sequence ATGGACATTGCAATCGATACTAGCAAATCCAGGTATCATGTAGATAAGAATGGCTACTACGGCAGATTTGGTGGTGCTTACGTGCCGGAAATGCTGTTTCCTAACGTGGAAGAGTTACAGACGAAGTACATGGAAGTACTGCGTGACCCGGATTTTCAGAAAGAGTTCGAGGACCTGCTCAGAAACTATGTAGGACGCCCTTCTCCACTGTATCACGCGAAACGTTTATCTGCTAAATACGGTGCAAAGATCTACCTGAAAAGAGAAGACCTGAACCACACCGGTGCACACAAAATCAATAATACCGTTGGCCAGATCCTCTTCGCTAAAAGATTAGGTAAAACCCGTATCATCGCTGAAACCGGCGCCGGTCAGCACGGCGTGGCCACTGCCACCGTATGTGCATTGATGGGTATGGAATGCGTAGTGTATATGGGGGAGATAGATATCGAAAGACAGGCGCCGAACGTGGCCCGCATGAAAATGCTGGGAGCTACCGTAGTACCTGCCACCAGCGGTAGTAAAACCCTGAAAGATGCTACCAATGAAGCTATCCGCGACTGGATCAACAACCCGCTGGATACGCATTATATCCTGGGTACCGCTGCCGGCCCGCATCCATATCCTGATATGGTGGCGCGTTTTCAGTCTGTGATCAGCGAAGAAATTAAAAAACAGCTGAAAGAACAGGAAGGCCGCGAAAATCCTGATATCCTCATCGCCTGCATCGGCGGTGGAAGTAATGCTGCCGGAACCTATTTCCACTACCTCGATGTTCCTGAAGTGAAGATCGTAGCAGTAGAAGCCGGTGGTAAAGGGGTGCACAGTGGATTTTCAGCAGCAACCACACAGCTCGGACAAATCGGTATCATCCACGCCGCCAAAACCCTGCTGATGCAAACAGACGACGGGCAGATCATCGAGCCACACAGTATTTCTGCCGGCCTGGACTACCCTGGCATCGGCCCAATGCACGCACACCTCTATGAAACAGGCCGTGCTACCTTCCTCGATGCTACCGATGAGGAAGCCCTGGCAGCCGCTTATGAACTGAGTCTGCTCGAAGGTATCATCCCTGCCATGGAATCAGCACATGCCCTGGCAAAGCTGAAAGACCTGGAGCTGAAACCTTCAGATGTAGTGGTACTCTGCCTTTCCGGCCGTGGCGATAAAGATCTGAATACTTATATCAAACACATGAAAAAATAA
- the trpA gene encoding tryptophan synthase subunit alpha, translating to MQNRIDQLFATKKQNILNIYCTAGFPELNDTLTVMKALEDNGVDIIELGMPFSDPLADGPVIQDSSSRALKNGMTIHKLFEQLEGFRDTIKVPVILMGYLNPVLRYGVEAFVEKCAAVGIDGLILPDLPMAEYESDYKAIFEKNNIDLIFLVTPETKEERIRKIDSLSKGFIYAVSSSSTTGKDKNMGNQEEYFEKLNSLQLKNPVMIGFGIKDKATFDAAASHASGAIIGTAFIKALENSSAGIPSTVKAFVENIREGKTIMI from the coding sequence ATGCAGAATCGTATAGATCAGCTGTTTGCAACAAAAAAGCAAAACATTCTCAATATATATTGCACTGCGGGCTTTCCGGAACTCAACGATACCCTGACAGTGATGAAAGCTCTGGAAGATAATGGTGTAGACATTATTGAACTGGGAATGCCTTTCTCCGACCCGCTGGCTGATGGCCCTGTTATCCAGGACAGCAGCTCCCGCGCACTGAAAAACGGTATGACCATCCACAAGCTGTTCGAACAGCTGGAAGGCTTCCGCGATACCATCAAAGTACCGGTGATACTCATGGGTTACCTCAATCCGGTATTGCGTTACGGCGTAGAAGCATTCGTGGAGAAATGCGCTGCTGTAGGCATCGACGGACTTATCCTGCCGGATTTACCAATGGCAGAATATGAAAGCGATTATAAAGCCATCTTCGAAAAAAATAATATCGACCTCATTTTCCTGGTAACCCCGGAAACCAAAGAGGAAAGGATCCGGAAAATTGATAGTCTGAGCAAAGGCTTTATCTACGCCGTTTCCAGTAGCTCTACCACCGGTAAAGACAAGAACATGGGCAACCAGGAGGAATACTTTGAGAAACTCAACAGCCTTCAGTTGAAAAATCCGGTGATGATCGGCTTCGGTATTAAAGATAAAGCTACCTTCGATGCAGCGGCATCTCATGCAAGTGGTGCTATCATTGGGACGGCATTTATTAAAGCCCTTGAAAACAGCAGCGCCGGCATTCCTTCCACAGTAAAGGCTTTTGTGGAAAATATCCGGGAAGGTAAAACTATTATGATCTGA
- the hisH gene encoding imidazole glycerol phosphate synthase subunit HisH, whose protein sequence is MKTVIIKYNAGNIRSVQFALERIGVTGTVTDDIEEIRSADKVIFPGVGEASTAMNYLKARNLDQVIKELKQPVLGICLGMQLMCNYSEENDTPCMGIFDVDVKKFTSPIPNLLKIPQIGWNNITNLHSTLFEHVPENSYMYFVHSYYAALGADTVAMTNYIINYSCALQRDNFYAVQFHPEKSAEAGARIIQNFLNL, encoded by the coding sequence ATGAAAACAGTTATTATAAAATACAACGCTGGTAATATACGCTCCGTGCAATTTGCACTGGAGCGTATAGGCGTTACCGGTACCGTTACCGATGATATTGAAGAAATCCGTTCTGCTGATAAGGTAATATTTCCGGGTGTAGGCGAGGCCAGCACTGCGATGAATTACCTGAAAGCCCGTAACCTGGACCAGGTTATCAAAGAGCTGAAGCAGCCGGTACTGGGCATTTGCCTGGGTATGCAGCTGATGTGTAATTATTCTGAAGAGAATGATACGCCATGTATGGGCATCTTTGATGTAGATGTAAAGAAGTTTACGTCTCCCATTCCGAACCTGCTGAAGATCCCGCAGATAGGATGGAATAACATCACCAACCTGCATAGCACGCTCTTCGAACATGTGCCGGAAAATTCCTACATGTACTTTGTACATAGTTATTATGCGGCACTGGGCGCGGATACTGTAGCCATGACCAACTACATCATCAACTACAGTTGTGCCCTGCAACGTGATAATTTCTATGCCGTGCAGTTCCACCCGGAAAAATCTGCTGAAGCCGGCGCACGTATCATACAGAACTTTTTGAATTTATAA